TAGATATATACTTTCAAGATGAAAGCTAAAAAAATGTTTTAAGTTACGGCACCAGAATAAGGAAATACATCTATAGCTAAAAAGCTAATAATAATTTATTCTCTCAACTTAACTAATTCATAAGCCATTTAGATAAATTAGATTCTTAGATTGACCTTATTTTAGTTTAATCGTAGGTGGAAGTTGAGGAAATCTATGTTGTACTAAATACTTCTCGTAGATGTTGGtcctattatttttatttactatTCTCTAGTGTAAAAGCTTATATATCATGTGCGGTCTTTGTTATGTGACACAATTTGACCAACTTCTCACCaaatatatgatgtgaaataatatttaaagaaaacaaaatataaaatagaaaactatattaaaagtatattaatctctcttttttttttaaagaggCACGACAAAATTAGATCATATATGACTCTCTTTCTAATTTTAAATTACAGGTTCGAATTAAAAGATGCAGTTCTTGAAGGAGGAGTTCCATTTGAAAGGGTACATGGTGTACATGCATTTGAATATTCAAAATCGGACCCAAAATTCAATGATGTTTTCAACAAGGCGATGATCAATCACACAACTATAGTCATGAAAAAAATACTTGAAAATTACAAAGGTTTTGAGAACCTTAAAACTTTGGTTGATGTTGGAGGTGGTCTTGGAGTTAACCTCAAGATGATTACATCTAAATACCCCACAATTAAGGGCACTAATTTTGATTTGCCACATGTTGTTCAACATGCCCCTTCCTATCCTGGTACCTTCTCATTCTTGTTTTATTGTTTACTTTACTTTGACAATCTGGTCCAACACTAGTTAAATTTACTTAATTCACATCATGTACAATCGTTGGATATTTACCTTAGCTTATATACATTGAAATGCTAAATGTTACTCCTATTATAGCTTTCAGCTTCGTAACGTAGACATAAAGGAAGTGAGTCACAGTCAAGTGTATCTAGGTTAAGGGATAATGGTTCAAGTAAATTGATGCTCTACTCTCTAAATCATGTATAACaaagttttatttttttcaaaattacttaaatatatgtGCGTGCACCCGTGCATAAAGATTTCTATGGTGCAATTATTATTGTGTGTACTTCTATAAGTAAAATTGGCGGTTTAAATTCCATTCCGGGCGGTCTTGTTTTCGGCattgagtgtgtgtatatatatatatatatatatatatatatatatatatatatatatatatatatatatatatatgaaaatctctaaaatttcaaaaagaatataattttgaacctataatttcaaaagtgTAGTGGGTTCATGGTAAGAGACTTAAGTTAAACCCTCAAATCTAAATTCTAGATTCACCTCTTCATAACAGTATACCCCTCATCTTGAAATCATGGATCCGCCTCTGGTAACAGTAATGTCACATTACATGATTATGTAATTACATCAAACTAAATTAAACCTCATCTAAAATGGTAGAGCTTTGTCGACTGATATAagattttcttgtacatatacaaTCAATTCTTAACTTGAATTAAGTTTGTGATCATAATATTGCAGGGGTGGAACATGTCGGGGGTGATATGTTTGAAACTGTTCCAGAAGGAGATGCTATTTTTATGAAGGTACGTCCAAATCTTTGAGGAGTCGAATAGTCTTAGCAGAAGAAGTAATAAAGGGCTTcttgttttattttttcttttgtgaaATGTCAAATAATTTTAAAACAAATTCAGTTTACCAAAATGACTAATATTTGGATGTGGAGGAAGTAATCAATAGAAGTTGCACACAGAGGCGGATGTAGCATACTAGCTACGGGTTTAAcagaacccataactttcgacgcggagtaaaaaatttgtatgtaaaaattcattaaaattgcaaaaatagtagatatgaacccataactttaaaaatataatggattcaatgttaaaaatcttaaaattgaaCCTATAGgatttaaatcttggatccgcctctggACTTGCACAAGATATTTGTTGGTTTTGGCTGTTCTTTGTTCTGGgcacccttcctagaaggtggtcTGGAACTCTAGATGCTCATAGTTTATAGTAAGTTTTTGTTTGTTATGGTAATATTTGCCAAAAACAAATAAGTCTAGGTTTATTAATTTGGAACAGGGGGTGGGGGTTTGGGGAGGGGGAGTAATAACGTGCCAAAACAACTTGTATTTTATGCGGATGGTGTCTGAGTTAGCTTGCATGCGGCTCGACTAATTCTATTGGGTACCTGCTACCTCGCATCAATACAGGTACCATGTAAAGCCTACCAAGGCTTAGACAGATGAGAAGAAATCAACTAGTATTTTTTTCTCCACTAAAATAACGTGCCACAACGACTAATATTTCTCTGTTTCTTAATGAAGTGGATTCTTCACGACTGGAGTGATAGTCACAATCTCAAGTTGCTAAAGAACTGCTACAAGGCTCTACCAGACAATGGAAAGGTGATTGTTGTTGAGGCCATTCTACCAGTGAAACCAGACATTGACACCGCAGTGGTTGGCGTTTCGCAATGTGATTTGATCGTGATGGCTCAATATCCTGGAGGCAAAGAGCGATCTGAACAGGAGTTTCGAGCCTTGGCTACTGAAACCGGATTCAAAGGCGTAAACTTAATATGTTGTGTCTGTAATTTTTGGGTCATGGAATTCTGCAAGTAGATTTCTACTGTGCGTTGAGTTTCTACTCTGAGTATCCATTTATGGCAGTCTGAGACTGGAATTGCAGCTTAGTCCAGATTGAACGTTGATATTCctaataatatttctattattCCCTTGTTTGTATGAAAGgatgtcattttgagtattgatAAACATGTTCTCTAGGACAGAAATTGTAACTTTGTCCAATTTATATTGACATTCCTAATAAGATTTATATGACATGTGTCTCTGGTATAAGAAGAGTTTCAATATCCACAGACGGGCACTTGCAAAAGCATCTCTGTTGGAAATGCGTTTCCTCGCTATCTTAGTGGGACTAAGGCGGATGTGATTGACAAAGTAGGAAGAGGTGATTTTTGTCTTTGTTCACTTTATCGTACTCAAAGGAGTGGTGACCCGAGAGTACATACCAGACGAAATGATGGTGGCTCCATACCGGGGATTGTCGGGTTATTATGGGTGCATTAACTAGAAATTGGGACTAAAATTTCAACTTAGTCCACACAGGGACATTATTCCTAATAATCGGTTGCTAACATGTTACTTTTTCCAGTATGATGAGTATAAGCTTGAGTACCCAGAGATAGGACTTGGCACATGAAATTGCAAGGTAGTCCACAGCTGGGAAATGGGGTGTTGATATTCCTAATTATCTT
The DNA window shown above is from Nicotiana tomentosiformis chromosome 8, ASM39032v3, whole genome shotgun sequence and carries:
- the LOC104113085 gene encoding cathecol O-methyltransferase 1-like, giving the protein MESSTKNQIPTQTEEERNCIYAMQLLTSSVLPFVLHSTVQLEVFEILAKANDTKLSASEIVSQMPNCKNPDAATMLDRMLYVLASYSLFTCSIVEDESGGSKRVYGLSQVGKFFVRDQDSASMGPLLALLQDKVFINSWFELKDAVLEGGVPFERVHGVHAFEYSKSDPKFNDVFNKAMINHTTIVMKKILENYKGFENLKTLVDVGGGLGVNLKMITSKYPTIKGTNFDLPHVVQHAPSYPGVEHVGGDMFETVPEGDAIFMKWILHDWSDSHNLKLLKNCYKALPDNGKVIVVEAILPVKPDIDTAVVGVSQCDLIVMAQYPGGKERSEQEFRALATETGFKGVNLICCVCNFWVMEFCK